One region of Peribacillus simplex genomic DNA includes:
- the lpdA gene encoding dihydrolipoyl dehydrogenase has protein sequence MNRIAIIGGGPAGYVAAITAAQQDKEVILVVDGPLGGTCLNEGCMPTKSLLESADTYELVKNAGQMGIRLSPNSIEVDWETVQERKKDVVTKLLNGIQYLMKKNKIKVIQGRASILSSHRLRIENGNKNEEIEASKVIISTGSEPIPLPFAPFDGEWIIHSGQAMSLPAIPASLLIIGGGVIGCEFASIYSRMGTKVTVIEMGEKLLPEEDDDISSILHKELKSQGVTVHTSTSVKNINSTSKTVFLEKSNGELEDFHADYVLVSIGRKPRVHGMNLEGNGIDFSRIGISVNDRMQTSNPSIYACGDVIGGIQLAHVAFHEGRVAALNACGQFTQVNYRAIPRCIYTSPEIASVGLTEREARKKYGGINVGEFAFSANGKAAISNKPAGKVKVLVNPQYNEILGFSIVGQHATELIGQGTIMLHAEITAEMMEDLVAAHPTLSESIHEALLNVVGQAVHS, from the coding sequence TTGAATCGTATAGCCATTATAGGCGGAGGTCCTGCTGGGTATGTAGCGGCAATCACTGCTGCCCAGCAGGATAAGGAGGTCATATTGGTAGTCGATGGTCCATTAGGTGGAACCTGTTTAAACGAAGGGTGCATGCCAACGAAGTCACTATTGGAAAGTGCCGATACGTATGAATTGGTGAAAAATGCTGGCCAAATGGGAATTCGGCTCTCCCCCAATTCCATTGAAGTCGATTGGGAAACCGTTCAGGAACGTAAAAAAGATGTCGTAACTAAACTGTTGAATGGCATTCAATATTTAATGAAAAAGAATAAAATAAAAGTCATTCAGGGAAGAGCGTCAATCCTTTCGAGCCATCGTCTGAGGATCGAGAACGGAAATAAGAATGAAGAGATTGAAGCTAGTAAGGTCATCATTTCAACTGGGTCTGAACCGATTCCATTACCTTTTGCGCCGTTTGATGGAGAATGGATCATCCACAGTGGTCAAGCCATGTCACTTCCTGCTATTCCAGCTTCGTTACTAATTATCGGAGGCGGAGTCATCGGATGTGAATTTGCCAGTATTTATAGTAGGATGGGCACCAAGGTAACAGTTATCGAGATGGGGGAAAAGCTGCTTCCAGAGGAAGATGATGATATCTCGAGCATCTTGCATAAAGAATTGAAAAGCCAAGGCGTGACAGTCCATACCTCCACATCTGTAAAAAATATCAATTCAACTAGTAAGACGGTGTTTTTGGAGAAAAGCAATGGGGAATTGGAAGATTTTCATGCTGATTACGTACTCGTATCAATAGGGAGAAAACCAAGAGTGCACGGGATGAACCTAGAGGGAAACGGTATTGATTTTTCCCGAATTGGCATCTCGGTGAATGATCGAATGCAAACAAGCAATCCCTCAATTTATGCCTGTGGTGATGTGATCGGGGGTATACAACTTGCCCATGTTGCTTTTCATGAAGGGCGGGTGGCGGCTCTGAATGCCTGTGGTCAATTTACACAAGTTAATTACCGGGCAATCCCTCGCTGCATTTACACCTCCCCGGAGATTGCCAGTGTAGGCTTGACGGAAAGAGAAGCGCGTAAAAAATATGGAGGGATTAATGTTGGGGAGTTTGCTTTTTCAGCAAATGGGAAAGCCGCCATTTCCAATAAACCGGCAGGAAAGGTCAAAGTCCTTGTAAACCCTCAATATAATGAGATTTTAGGCTTTTCCATCGTTGGTCAACATGCAACGGAATTGATCGGTCAAGGAACAATCATGCTGCATGCGGAAATAACGGCAGAAATGATGGAAGATTTAGTGGCGGCGCATCCAACCTTGTCGGAATCCATCCATGAAGCTCTTTTAAATGTTGTAGGTCAAGCAGTACATTCTTAA
- a CDS encoding acetoin reductase, whose amino-acid sequence MASGHRTAVVTGAGRGIGRAIALRLAQDGLNVVINDVNLETAKSVVNEIRELGRESFAIKADVSNRREVFEMVDQVVERFGQLDVMVSNAGIAQIKPLLEVTQADLEQIFKINVNGVLYCLQAAAEQMKKQEGGKIISAASIASFKGFSLLGTYSATKFAVRGLTQAAAQELAQFGITVNAYCPGIVGTQMWDLIDEKMGHYMNLEKGETFKKFTDSIALGRSETPEDVAKFVSYLASPDSDYMTGQSIMIDGGVLFS is encoded by the coding sequence ATGGCTAGCGGTCATCGAACGGCGGTAGTCACTGGTGCAGGACGTGGTATCGGACGTGCCATTGCTTTAAGATTAGCTCAAGATGGATTGAATGTGGTGATTAACGACGTCAATCTGGAAACGGCAAAATCGGTCGTAAATGAGATTAGGGAACTTGGACGTGAAAGCTTTGCCATTAAAGCAGATGTAAGCAATAGACGGGAAGTATTCGAAATGGTTGATCAAGTGGTGGAACGTTTTGGACAACTGGATGTAATGGTTTCAAATGCAGGAATAGCTCAAATAAAGCCGTTATTGGAAGTAACTCAAGCAGACCTTGAACAGATTTTCAAGATAAATGTCAATGGTGTCCTTTATTGCCTGCAAGCCGCTGCTGAACAAATGAAAAAGCAAGAAGGCGGGAAAATTATTAGTGCTGCCAGCATTGCCAGTTTTAAAGGCTTTAGCTTGCTTGGTACATACTCAGCCACAAAATTTGCCGTGAGAGGCCTTACACAAGCGGCAGCACAGGAATTGGCCCAGTTTGGCATCACGGTGAATGCATACTGTCCAGGAATTGTCGGGACGCAAATGTGGGATTTAATCGATGAAAAAATGGGGCATTATATGAATCTTGAAAAAGGGGAAACATTCAAAAAGTTTACTGATTCCATAGCCTTAGGACGCTCCGAAACCCCAGAAGATGTTGCCAAGTTCGTATCATATCTTGCTTCACCTGATTCTGATTATATGACAGGTCAATCCATCATGATTGATGGGGGTGTCCTTTTTTCATAA
- a CDS encoding sigma-54-dependent Fis family transcriptional regulator, producing the protein MLSTSCYLRTWERFISEGVLDSNRLNKRIMESWHRCKKDQVNPYLNKGKHILTSELLDIQKEKNSFLLELASPQLSRMNQSIKESGMMALLVDPDGYVLSLSGNEKILNEAGKINFVEGVRWTEGEVGTNAIGTALKTGEAVMIQGTEHYSIASHKWSCSAMPILNEDGKILGVLDISCPVEYSHPSMLGMVANLAYTIEQEMGVRSYKKELELIQHSIELAETYPDRFFIVCNHKEMIISASKLVRKKIPQSIGMALADLLNHGYRIVKENLLLSKEDNRISGKYLLLSENHGHKTNRLFPASMPSEVFDFKGESGISESFQNTLQKMKLVAPTEANVCIFGETGVGKELIAMAIHENGSRKNGPFITINCGAIPKDLMESELFGYVDGAFTGAKRQGHKGKFEQANGGTIFLDEIGEIPLAMQVALLRLLQERKIVPIGGTKSISLDIRIITATHRNLEELVNDGSFRQDLYYRLNVYPIHVPSLRERIEDISYLVNYLCLKNDWNIPLTEELMKRLKDYNWPGNIRELQNVLQRLTILLAEGPLDYIQVLNSMHSLPSARHDDIPSLKEGGKKCIKGNELTIREKIQRDLMLEALQRSRGNVTAAAKFMDIPRSTFYKRLHKYGL; encoded by the coding sequence ATGCTGTCCACTAGTTGTTATCTACGTACATGGGAACGCTTTATCAGTGAAGGTGTTCTAGATTCAAATCGTCTGAACAAGCGAATAATGGAATCTTGGCATCGTTGCAAAAAAGATCAAGTCAACCCGTACCTTAATAAAGGCAAGCACATATTGACAAGTGAATTATTGGACATTCAAAAGGAAAAAAACTCATTCCTATTAGAATTGGCATCACCCCAATTATCAAGGATGAATCAATCTATAAAAGAATCGGGAATGATGGCTTTATTAGTCGATCCCGATGGATATGTCCTATCACTTTCCGGAAACGAGAAAATCCTCAATGAGGCAGGCAAAATAAATTTTGTGGAGGGTGTACGCTGGACGGAGGGTGAGGTCGGAACGAACGCAATTGGAACAGCTTTGAAAACGGGTGAAGCCGTCATGATCCAAGGTACTGAACACTATTCCATTGCTTCACATAAATGGAGTTGCTCTGCTATGCCCATTTTAAATGAAGACGGGAAGATATTAGGCGTTTTGGATATATCGTGTCCAGTAGAATATTCCCATCCTTCCATGCTGGGGATGGTAGCCAATTTAGCGTATACGATCGAACAGGAAATGGGAGTGCGTTCCTATAAAAAGGAGCTGGAACTGATCCAGCACTCAATAGAACTTGCAGAAACCTATCCAGATCGTTTCTTTATCGTTTGTAATCATAAAGAAATGATCATATCCGCCAGCAAACTGGTTCGCAAAAAAATCCCTCAATCCATTGGCATGGCATTGGCCGATCTATTAAATCATGGCTATCGAATCGTTAAGGAAAACTTGCTTCTATCTAAAGAAGATAATAGGATTTCCGGTAAGTATTTACTCTTATCTGAAAATCATGGTCATAAAACCAATAGGCTTTTTCCTGCTTCAATGCCATCTGAAGTGTTTGACTTCAAGGGAGAAAGCGGGATTAGCGAATCCTTTCAAAACACATTGCAGAAAATGAAGCTTGTTGCACCGACAGAAGCTAATGTGTGCATATTTGGTGAAACTGGGGTCGGAAAAGAGCTTATTGCCATGGCTATCCATGAAAATGGCTCTCGAAAAAATGGACCGTTCATCACTATAAATTGCGGTGCCATCCCTAAAGATTTAATGGAGAGTGAACTATTCGGTTATGTTGATGGTGCATTTACAGGGGCTAAACGGCAAGGGCACAAAGGGAAGTTCGAGCAGGCGAATGGAGGGACCATTTTTCTTGATGAAATTGGTGAAATCCCACTAGCTATGCAAGTTGCCTTACTGCGTTTACTTCAGGAAAGAAAAATCGTTCCGATCGGTGGTACCAAAAGCATTTCATTGGATATTCGCATTATCACTGCAACACACCGTAATCTTGAAGAGCTTGTCAATGATGGGTCCTTTCGTCAAGATTTATATTATCGATTGAACGTTTACCCCATTCATGTACCCTCCTTAAGGGAAAGAATCGAAGACATTTCTTATCTAGTCAACTACTTGTGTTTAAAGAATGATTGGAATATTCCATTAACGGAAGAGTTAATGAAGCGATTAAAGGATTACAATTGGCCAGGCAATATAAGGGAGCTACAGAATGTACTCCAGCGATTGACCATCTTACTCGCGGAAGGACCTCTGGATTATATTCAAGTGTTGAATTCCATGCATTCACTGCCCAGTGCCCGGCATGATGATATCCCTTCATTGAAGGAAGGCGGTAAAAAATGCATCAAGGGGAATGAACTGACGATCCGTGAAAAAATCCAACGGGATCTAATGTTAGAGGCATTACAAAGATCAAGAGGAAATGTCACCGCTGCAGCAAAGTTTATGGATATACCAAGAAGTACATTTTACAAGCGGCTCCATAAGTATGGTTTATAG
- a CDS encoding VanW family protein, protein MRLTWIAGILLFVQQVNISESLSVTHEGRTIASVNHSDITMPLLDVPIMDLDKYNQFVKKIDQQVYQKPVNATIDKQGNILPGRVGYKLYHQAFNEQLFYSFLHRSRANKLEVPLLAIHPKVDSELLAEIREKKIGEYRTYFNVNNKNRSNNISLATEAINNYVVFPGEVFSFNQAVGKRSEDKGYLLARVIVKGEFSEGIGGGICQVSSTLFNAIDNAGLQTTQRYSHTRSVPYVPSGRDATVSWYGPDFSFKNKYNQPILIQATTQGGMVSIMIYSSEMINYKTRKVPAASNQLSKEQIYRS, encoded by the coding sequence TTGAGATTAACATGGATTGCCGGAATTTTACTATTCGTTCAACAAGTGAATATTTCTGAAAGCTTATCGGTAACCCATGAAGGACGAACGATTGCCAGTGTCAACCATTCTGATATTACCATGCCCTTACTAGATGTTCCTATCATGGACTTGGATAAATACAATCAATTTGTCAAAAAAATAGACCAGCAAGTGTACCAAAAACCTGTAAATGCCACAATAGACAAACAAGGTAATATTCTTCCTGGGCGAGTAGGTTACAAGCTATACCATCAAGCATTTAATGAGCAATTATTTTATTCCTTTTTGCACAGAAGTAGAGCAAACAAACTAGAAGTACCTTTGCTTGCTATTCATCCAAAAGTTGACAGCGAATTACTTGCGGAGATTCGTGAAAAAAAGATAGGTGAATATAGAACCTATTTTAATGTGAACAACAAAAATCGTTCAAATAATATCTCACTTGCTACAGAAGCCATTAATAATTATGTCGTGTTTCCAGGAGAGGTGTTTTCTTTTAACCAAGCCGTTGGCAAGAGATCAGAAGATAAAGGGTATTTGCTCGCTCGAGTTATCGTTAAAGGAGAGTTTTCTGAAGGGATTGGTGGAGGGATTTGTCAGGTGTCATCCACCCTATTTAATGCTATCGACAATGCAGGGTTGCAAACAACTCAACGCTATTCCCATACTAGGAGCGTTCCGTATGTTCCATCTGGCCGCGATGCTACAGTAAGCTGGTATGGTCCTGATTTTAGTTTTAAAAACAAGTACAATCAACCTATTCTAATCCAAGCTACAACGCAAGGAGGAATGGTAAGTATCATGATTTACTCTTCAGAAATGATTAATTATAAGACACGAAAAGTTCCCGCCGCTTCAAATCAGCTATCAAAAGAACAAATTTACCGTTCGTAA